TTCCGTCTTGCCGCGGGTACACTGCATCTTCACAGCGAGTTCAATTTCACTGAGTCTCGGGTGGAGACAGCCTGGCCATCATTACGCCATTCGTGCAGGTCGGAACTTACCCGACAAGGAATTTCGCTACCTTAGGACCGTTATAGTTACGGCCGCCGTTTACCGGGGCTTCGATCAGGAGCTTCTCTTGCGATAACCCCATCAATTAACCTTCCGGCACCGGGCAGGCGTCACACCGTATACGTCCACTTTCGTGTTTGCACAGTGCTGTGTTTTTAATAAACAGTTGCAGCCAGCTGGTATCTTCGACTGACTTCAGCTCCACCCGCAGGGGCTTCACCTACATGTCAGCGTGCCTTCTCCCGAAGTTACGGCACCATTTTGCCTAGTTCCTTCACCCGAGTTCTCTCAAGCGCCTTGGTATTCTCTACCTGACCACCTGTGTCGGTTTGGGGTACGATTTGATGTTACCTGATGCTTAGAGGCTTTTCCTGGAAGCAGGGCATTTGTCACTTCAGCACCGTGGTGCCTCGTCATCACGCCTCAGCCTTAACTTTCCGGATTTGCCTGGAAAGTCAGCCTACACGCTTAAACCGGGACGACCGTCGCCCGGCTGACATAGCCTTCTCCGTCCCCCCTTCGCAGTAACACCAAGTACAGGAATATTAACCTGTTTCCCATCGACTACGCCTTTCGGCCTCGCCTTAGGGGTCGACTCACCCTGCCCCGATTAACGTTGGACAGGAACCCTTGGTCTTCCGGCGAGCGGGCTTTTCACCCGCTTTATCGTTACTTATGTCAGCATTCGCACTTCTGATACCTCCAGCATGCCTCACAGCACACCTTCGCAGGCTTACAGAACGCTCCCCTACCCAACAACACATAGTGTCGCTGCCGCAGCTTCGGTGCATGGTTTAGCCCCGTTACATCTTCCGCGCAGGCCGACTCGACCAGTGAGCTATTACGCTTTCTTTAAATGATGGCTGCTTCTAAGCCAACATCCTGGCTGTCTGGGCCTTCCCACATCGTTTCCCACTTAACCATGACTTTGGGACCTTAGCTGGCGGTCTGGGTTGTTTCCCTCTTCACGACGGACGTTAGCACCCGCCGTGTGTCTCCCGTGATAACATTCTCCGGTATTCGCAGTTTGCATCGGGTTGGTAAGCCGGGATGGCCCCCTAGCCGAAACAGTGCTCTACCCCCGGAGATGAGTTCACGAGGCGCTACCTAAATAGCTTTCGGGGAGAACCAGCTATCTCCCGGTTTGATTGGCCTTTCACCCCCAGCCACAGGTCATCCGCTAATTTTTCAACATTAGTCGGTTCGGTCCTCCAGTTAGTGTTACCCAACCTTCAACCTGCCCATGGCTAGATCACCGGGTTTCGGGTCTATACCCTGCAACTTAACGCCCAATTAAGACTCGGTTTCCCTTCGGCTCCCCTATACGGTTAACCTTGCTACAGAATATAAGTCGCTGACCCATTATACAAAAGGTACGCAGTCACCCTCTTACGAAGGCTCCCACTGCTTGTACGTACACGGTTTCAGGTTCTGTTTCACTCCCCTCGCCGGGGTTCTTTTCGCCTTTCCCTCACGGTACTGGTTCACTATCGGTCAGTCAGGAGTATTTAGCCTTGGAGGATGGTCCCCCCATCTTCAGACAGGATATCACGTGTCCCGCCCTACTCATCGAGCTCACAGCCTGTGTGCCTTCGTGTACGGGGCTGTCACCCTGTATCGCCGGCCTTTCCAGACCGTTCCACTGACACACAAGCTGATTCAGGCTCTGGGCTGTTCCCCGTTCGCTCGCCGCTACTGGGGGAATCTCGGTTGATTTCTTTTCCTCGGGGTACTTAGATGTTTCAGTTCCCCCGGTTCGCTTCGTTAGCCTATGTATTCAGCTAACGATGATGCACCGAAGTGCACCGGGTTTCCCCATTCGGACATCGCCGGTTATAACGGTTCATATCACCTTACCGGCGCTTTTCGCAGATTAGCACGTCCTTCATCGCCTCTGACTGCCAGGGCATCCACCGTGTACGCTTGTTCGCTTAACCTCACAACCCGAAGAAGTCTTCGTGCTGCGAGTTTGAGAGACTCTGACACACCGCGCATTCCTGATTACGGAAGAATGCAACAGCATGTCTGTTTCAATTTTCAGCTTGTTCCGGATTGTTAAAGAGCAAATATCTCAAACGTGACTTTACAGTCAGTTTTGAGATATCAATCGGTAACGCCTTTCACTCATTACCAGCAGGTGGCGTCCCTTAGGGGATTCGAACCCCTGTTACCGCCGTGAAAGGGCGGTGTCCTGGGCCTCTAGACGAAAGGGACTTCGCTTTCGCAGACAACCCTGCTTCTTTACTTTCTATCAGACAATCTGTGTGAGCACTACGAGGTTGTATCTTTCAGGTAAGGAGGTGATCCAACCGCAGGTTCCCCTACGGTTACCTTGTTACGACTTCACCCCAGTCATGAATCACAAAGTGGTAAGCGCCCTCCCGAAGGTTAAGCTACCTACTTCTTTTGCAACCCACTCCCATGGTGTGACGGGCGGTGTGTACAAGGCCCGGGAACGTATTCACCGTGGCATTCTGATCCACGATTACTAGCGATTCCGACTTCATGGAGTCGAGTTGCAGACTCCAATCCGGACTACGACGCACTTTATGAGGTCCGCTTGCTCTCGCGAGGTCGCTTCTCTTTGTATGCGCCATTGTAGCACGTGTGTAGCCCTGGTCGTAAGGGCCATGATGACTTGACGTCATCCCCACCTTCCTCCGGTTTATCACCGGCAGTCTCCTTTGAGTTCCCGGCCGAACCGCTGGCAACAAAGGATAAGGGTTGCGCTCGTTGCGGGACTTAACCCAACATTTCACAACACGAGCTGACGACAGCCATGCAGCACCTGTCTCAGAGTTCCCGAAGGCACTCCCGCATCTCTGCAGGATTCTCTGGATGTCAAGACCAGGTAAGGTTCTTCGCGTTGCATCGAATTAAACCACATGCTCCACCGCTTGTGCGGGCCCCCGTCAATTCATTTGAGTTTTAACCTTGCGGCCGTACTCCCCAGGCGGTCGACTTAACGCGTTAGCTCCGGAAGCCACGCCTCAAGGGCACAACCTCCAAGTCGACATCGTTTACGGCGTGGACTACCAGGGTATCTAATCCTGTTTGCTCCCCACGCTTTCGCACCTGAGCGTCAGTCTTCGTCCAGGGGGCCGCCTTCGCCACCGGTATTCCTCCAGATCTCTACGCATTTCACCGCTACACCTGGAATTCTACCCCCCTCTACGAGACTCAAGCTGACCAGTTTCAAATGCAGTTCCCAGGTTGAGCCCGGGGATTTCACATCTGACTTAATCAACCGCCTGCGTGCGCTTTACGCCCAGTAATTCCGATTAACGCTTGCACCCTCCGTATTACCGCGGCTGCTGGCACGGAGTTAGCCGGTGCTTCTTCTGCGGGTAACGTCAATCGCTGTGGTTATTAACCACAACGCCTTCCTCCCCGCTGAAAGTACTTTACAACCCGAAGGCCTTCTTCATACACGCGGCATGGCTGCATCAGGCTTGCGCCCATTGTGCAATATTCCCCACTGCTGCCTCCCGTAGGAGTCTGGACCGTGTCTCAGTTCCAGTGTGGCTGGTCATCCTCTCAGACCAGCTAGGGATCGTCGCCTAGGTGAGCCGTTACCCCACCTACTAGCTAATCCCATCTGGGCACATCTGATGGCATGAGGCCCGAAGGTCCCCCACTTTGGTCCGAAGACGTTATGCGGTATTAGCTACCGTTTCCAGTAGTTATCCCCCTCCATCAGGCAGTTTCCCAGACATTACTCACCCGTCCGCCACTCGTCAGCAGAGCAGCAAGCTGCTCCCTGTTACCGTTCGACTTGCATGTGTTAGGCCTGCCGCCAGCGTTCAATCTGAGCCATGATCAAACTCTTCAATTAAAAGTCTGATGCTCAAAGAATTAAACTGTTAGTTCGTAATGAATTAACTGTTGTTCACTTGAGACTTGATATTCGTTTATCGTCCGTAGACGTTAAGATATCAGTGCCCCGAGTGCCCACACAGATTGTCTGATAAATTGTTAAAGAGCAGTGCGACGCGGCCTTCAGCCTGCTGTCGCGAGGTGGCGTATATTACGCTTTCCTCTTTCAGAGTCAAGCGTTTATTTTCGCTTTCGTCTGCCTGACGGGCCGGCTCGTTTGCCGTTGTGCCGTGTCAGTGGAGGCGCATTATAGGGAGTAATCAGAATCTGACAAGAGGAAATTTAAAAAAACTTTCTAAGCGCGCTTTTTTTCACCATTTATCACGCAAAACCGCCATATAGCCTGTTATTTGCCGTTTTTTACATCAGATCATGCCCTGCAGTGGCATACTACTGCGCGAAGTACAGCTTAAGGAATTGCCATTATGTCGTTACTGGCTCATCAACAGGCCGCTCAAAAGAACCTTTCTTATGTCCTGGCCGAGAAGCTGGCGCAACGCATCCTTAAAGGAGAGTTCAAGCCAGGCGAGATTTTACCTGGCGAGATGGAGCTGGGCGAACAGTTCGGCGTGAGCCGCACGGCGGTAAGAGAAGCCGTTAAGACGCTGACGGCCAAAGGGCTGGTCTTACCGCGCCCGCGTATTGGTACGCGCGTGCTGCCTCAAAGCCAGTGGAACTTCCTCGATAAAGAACTACTGACCTGGTGGATGGGCATCGAAACCTTCACCACAGTGGTTAATCACTTTCTGGTGATGCGTCACAGCCTTGAACCTCAGGCCTGCGCGCTGGCCGCGCTAAACGGTACTGAAGAACAAAAGCAGCGCTTCAGGAAAACCCTGGATGAGATGGCCGCGCTCCAGGTCTCTTTTAACCGCGAACGCTGGATAGAAACCGATATGGCCTATCATGAGCAGATCTATGCCATGAGCGGCAATCCCTTTATGACCGCTTTCGCGAGCCTGTTCCGCTCCATCTATTACAATTATTTCACGTCGATAACACACAACCAGGTTATCAAGCCTGACATTCATCAGGCGATTGCGGACGCCATTCTCTCGTCCCAAAGCGAAGAGGCGTATCGCGCCTGTCAGGCGCTTTTGCAGGCGACCGCATCGCAGAAAATATAACAACAGGATCCGCATGACTAAAAAAGCGCGCAGTATGGCGGGCCTGCCGTGGATAGCGGCAATGGCCTTTTTTATGCAGGCACTGGATGCCACCATTCTCAACACCGCCCTGCCGGCTATCGCTCAAAGCCTTAACCGCTCGCCGCTAGCAATGCAGTCCGCGATTATCAGCTACACCCTGACGGTGGCGATGTTAATCCCCG
The genomic region above belongs to Cronobacter malonaticus LMG 23826 and contains:
- a CDS encoding FadR/GntR family transcriptional regulator; protein product: MSLLAHQQAAQKNLSYVLAEKLAQRILKGEFKPGEILPGEMELGEQFGVSRTAVREAVKTLTAKGLVLPRPRIGTRVLPQSQWNFLDKELLTWWMGIETFTTVVNHFLVMRHSLEPQACALAALNGTEEQKQRFRKTLDEMAALQVSFNRERWIETDMAYHEQIYAMSGNPFMTAFASLFRSIYYNYFTSITHNQVIKPDIHQAIADAILSSQSEEAYRACQALLQATASQKI